The window GCCCGGCAGCGGCATCGAAACGCGCGAACCTGTCCCCCAACAGCGCCGCCAATTCCTCGCCATAGGCGAACTCATCCGCGTCACGCGCGGCATAGACCATGCGCAGCGAGGCCCCGCGCAGCGCCAACTGATGCGCCATGGCCACCATCGGGGTCACGCCCACACCGCCTGCCATCAGCAGATAATGCGGCGCTCCGTGCATCAGCGGGAAGTCGCAGCGCGGCGCTTGCAAGGCCAGTGCATCGCCCTCTTCCAGCCTCCACATGAAGGCCGAGCCTCCCCGGCTTTCGGGCTGGCGTTTCACCGCGATGCGTATCTGCGCGCCTTCGTGGGCGACCACCGAGTAGCTGCGCTCGTCCGACCGTCCGGCAATATCCACGCCAATCCGGACATGGCTCCCCGGCTGCGCGGACACCGCCTGCGGCAGTATAAGCGTGAACTCGCGAATGCTTGGCGTGACCTGCCGGATCGCCACTACCTGCGCGCGCATCCAGCCGGGCTTCAGATCGATCAGGCTGCGCTCCATCACTTCCCCACTCATTCCGCTGCCTCCGCCAGCACCGGCGCCTGTTCGGCCGCGATCATCCGGTCGATCGCCCGGCGCGCCCACATCGAACCGGCATCGATGTTGAGGTTGTAGAAGACATGGTCGGGATGCTCGTCGATGGCGCGCTGCTGCGCCTCAATCACGGTCTCGTCCTCCACCATGATCCCCCCGCCCGCTTCCAGCACGCGGCGGGTCTGGCCCTGATCGCGCACGTTGTAATTGCGCAGGTGCGCCCAGAAGTAATAGCAGGTCTTGTCCGTTGAAGGCGTGGGCAGGTGGAGCACGCGCATGTCGACACCCTGCGAGCGGTCCCCGTCCGGCGCGCCGGTGCCGCTGGGCGCGACGCCCACTTCCAGATAGATCACGCTCGGCGCCAGAAAGTTGATGATCTGCCAGCGGTCGGTCTTGCCCGGCTTGTTCAGCTGCGCGGCCCAGAACGGTGGCGCGTCCTGCTCGATCACCCAGCGTTCGACCCGCGCGGTGCGCTCACCGTGATAGGCATCGAACGGCGCTTCTGCCAACGCACTGTTGCCGATGCTGGAGGAATGCACGAACGTCTCGTGCGTCAGGTCCATCAGGTTGTCGATGACAAGGCGATAGTCGGCCTTTACTTCGGTCATGCTGCCATCGCCGGCCCATTCGGGATCGTCCGCCCAGGGCAGTTCGGGGATCAGGCCGGGGTCGGCCATCGCCGGATCGCCCGGCCAGACCCACACGAAGCGATGGCGCTGGACCACCGGATAGGCGCGCACGCAGGCAGACGGGTTGATCGTCTCCTGCGAGGGCATGTGCGTGCAGCGTCCGTTGGGACCGAACACCAGCCCGTGATAGCCGCAGCGCACCTCGTCCCCCTCCAGCGTGCCGATCGAAAGGGGCAC of the Novosphingobium sp. 9 genome contains:
- a CDS encoding aromatic ring-hydroxylating dioxygenase subunit alpha gives rise to the protein MPLSIGTLEGDEVRCGYHGLVFGPNGRCTHMPSQETINPSACVRAYPVVQRHRFVWVWPGDPAMADPGLIPELPWADDPEWAGDGSMTEVKADYRLVIDNLMDLTHETFVHSSSIGNSALAEAPFDAYHGERTARVERWVIEQDAPPFWAAQLNKPGKTDRWQIINFLAPSVIYLEVGVAPSGTGAPDGDRSQGVDMRVLHLPTPSTDKTCYYFWAHLRNYNVRDQGQTRRVLEAGGGIMVEDETVIEAQQRAIDEHPDHVFYNLNIDAGSMWARRAIDRMIAAEQAPVLAEAAE